In a genomic window of Gossypium arboreum isolate Shixiya-1 chromosome 7, ASM2569848v2, whole genome shotgun sequence:
- the LOC108469147 gene encoding receptor-like protein kinase FERONIA yields the protein MHLLSLPLCFSLVMEIPTKTPTLSLQNSFPCLFFFFFFFSQYLLAPVTADFDVTPYYPIENIAIDCGSPSTKASSLDSRSWLGDGNGKFSLIEPQNNKNKSSTTVAVSPLPSSVETVPYSTARLSKSQFTYSMPLTAGPEFIRLYFYPMSYPDFERPSINAFFSVKAGLVTLLSNFSALLHARGEVTVVKEFCVNVDEGQRLNLTFVPTPDITDSYAFVNGIEVVSMPINLYYTPEINDDGVPFVGQAQGSLYTLGNNTALEKMYRINVGGSEISPGEDNGMFRGWLSDYEYLTIAKPSALPVNGSINLTFSSIPSYSAPREVYITARTMGTNMAQNENYQLTWEFPVDSGFNYFVRLHFCEFQIEITTQGDRVFEILLANTTAETQADVISWSGANGIPVYRDYVVSIGKQGNQKQRNLSIALHPSPAWRTLYSDAILNGLEIFKLSNGFSLSGPSFDLTSGPNIHNRKSPVVQITKKRTIIVAVVAPISGFITVSLLLFLIYRIHSNKFANSRSPTPPSDICPRFSLREIKTATNNFDKSFIIGRGGFGNVYKGFTNASSTPVAIKRLNPSSQQGVLEFRTEIEMLSKLRHQNLVSLIGYCEDKKEMILVYDYMVHGTLRDHLYNTNNLPLQWEKRLKMCIGAAQGLHYLHRGPNHTIIHRDVKTTNILINEKWIAKVSDFGLSKMNDLSNTHISTAVKGSIGYLDPEYYRLQKITEKSDVYSFGVVLCEVLCARAPIDRAAEDHMQISLAEWAQHCYNNGTLDQIIDTRLQGKIKLASLLKFGEVAISCLASEGIKRPTMSEVVYGLELALKLQGSEMNGNDENHANDSSTIDYHVLFTSGESMNVGR from the coding sequence ATGCATCTTCTCTCTCTTCCTCTCTGTTTTTCCCTCGTAATGGAGATTCCAACCAAAACACCAACTTTGTCCCTTCAAAACTCGTTCCCctgtctcttcttcttcttcttcttcttcagtcaataccttttggCTCCTGTTACAGCAGATTTCGATGTTACCCCTTACTACCCCATAGAAAACATCGCAATTGACTGCGGTTCTCCTTCCACCAAGGCGTCATCTCTCGATAGCCGTTCTTGGCTTGGAGATGGCAATGGAAAATTCAGCCTCATAGAGCCACAAAACAACAAGAACAAATCATCAACGACTGTAGCTGTATCTCCACTGCCCTCATCAGTTGAAACTGTCCCCTACTCCACAGCTCGTCTTTCTAAATCACAGTTCACCTATTCTATGCCCCTCACTGCTGGTCCAGAATTCATTCGCTTGTACTTCTATCCAATGTCATATCCAGACTTTGAACGCCCTTCTATTAATGCTTTCTTCTCTGTTAAAGCTGGTCTTGTTACCCTGCTCAGCAATTTCAGTGCTTTGCTTCATGCTCGAGGTGAAGTTACAGTTGTCAAAGAATTTTGTGTAAATGTTGATGAAGGTCAAAGGTTAAACTTAACCTTCGTTCCTACTCCTGATATCACTGATTCTTATGCTTTCGTCAATGGCATCGAAGTTGTTTCCATGCCGATCAATCTATATTATACACCAGAGATTAATGATGACGGCGTACCTTTTGTTGGCCAGGCCCAGGGAAGCTTGTACACCCTAGGAAACAACACTGCCCTTGAGAAGATGTATCGAATCAACGTTGGGGGGAGCGAAATCTCACCAGGAGAGGACAATGGGATGTTCCGGGGCTGGTTAAGTGATTACGAATATTTGACAATAGCCAAACCAAGTGCTCTTCCTGTTAATGGAAGTATTAATCTCACTTTCAGCAGTATACCATCGTACTCTGCTCCAAGGGAGGTTTATATAACTGCCAGGACCATGGGGACGAACATGGCCCAGAATGAGAACTACCAGCTGACATGGGAGTTTCCTGTTGATTCTGGGTTCAATTACTTCGTAAGATTACATTTTTGTGAGTTCCAAATAGAGATAACAACACAAGGTGATAGAGTGTTTGAGATCCTCTTGGCTAATACAACTGCAGAAACTCAAGCAGATGTTATATCCTGGAGTGGTGCTAATGGGATTCCAGTATATCGTGATTATGTGGTGTCAATCGGAAAGCAAGGAAATCAAAAGCAGCGAAATCTCTCTATTGCTTTGCATCCTTCGCCAGCTTGGAGAACTCTTTATTCCGATGCCATCTTGAATGGGCTTGAAATCTTCAAATTGAGCAACGGTTTTTCTCTCTCCGGACCTAGCTTTGATCTTACATCTGGACCTAACATCCATAATAGGAAGTCGCCGGTTGTGCAAATAACAAAGAAGAGAACAATAATTGTTGCTGTTGTTGCTCCTATCTCAGGCTTTATTACCGTCTCTCTTTTACTTTTTCTAATTTACCGGATACATTCCAATAAATTTGCCAACAGCAGAAGCCCTACTCCACCTTCAGATATTTGTCCCCGCTTCTCACTAAGGGAGATCAAAACAGCTACCAACAACTTCGATAAAAGTTTCATCATCGGAAGAGGAGGATTTGGCAACGTCTACAAAGGATTTACTAATGCCAGCTCCACCCCAGTTGCGATCAAACGTTTGAATCCAAGCTCACAACAAGGGGTGCTTGAGTTTAGGACTGAAATCGAGATGCTTTCCAAACTTAGACACCAAAATTTAGTTTCTCTGATCGGATATTGTGAAGACAAGAAGGAAATGATCCTTGTGTATGACTACATGGTTCATGGGACCTTGAGAGATCACCTCTACAACACTAATAACCTCCCTTTACAATGGGAGAAAAGGCTCAAGATGTGTATTGGTGCTGCACAAGGGCTGCATTATCTTCACAGGGGTCCTAATCACACCATCATTCACCGAGATGTGAAGACCACAAATATTTTGATAAATGAGAAATGGATAGCCAAAGTATCTGATTTTGGATTGTCTAAAATGAATGACTTATCCAATACTCATATTAGCACCGCCGTCAAGGGCAGCATCGGGTACTTGGATCCTGAATACTACCGTCTTCAGAAAATAACTGAGAAATCCGATGTCTACTCTTTCGGTGTGGTGTTGTGTGAAGTACTATGTGCAAGAGCGCCAATAGATCGAGCTGCCGAGGATCATATGCAAATAAGTTTAGCGGAGTGGGCACAACATTGCTACAACAACGGAACTCTGGATCAGATAATTGATACTCGTCTACAAGGTAAGATCAAGCTTGCAAGTCTGTTAAAATTTGGAGAAGTGGCTATAAGTTGTTTGGCTTCAGAAGGGATTAAAAGGCCAACAATGAGCGAAGTGGTGTATGGACTTGAGCTTGCATTGAAGCTGCAGGGAAGTGAAATGAATGGAAACGATGAGAATCATGCAAATGACTCATCCACCATTGATTATCATGTGTTGTTTACTAGCGGTGAATCAATGAATGTTGGCCGCTAG